GCCGTCGCTGACCTTCGCGGCCACTCCCCACGCGGCGAGCTGGGTGGGGCTCGAGCCGGTCTTCTGCGATGTCGACCCGGTCACCGGATGCCTGGACCCCGCGCGGGTCGAGGAGCTCCTCACCCCCGCCACCGGCGCCATCCTGGGCGTCCACCTGTGGGGCCGGGCGGCACCGGTCACCGAGCTGGAGAAGCTCGCCGCGGAGCACGGGGTGAAACTGTTCTTCGACGCGGCCCACGCCTTCGGCTGCACCTCCGGTGACCGGCCGATCGGCAGCTTCGGGAACGCGGAGGTATTCAGCCTCCACGCCACCAAGACGGTCATGGCCTTCGAGGGCGGGGCGGTGACCACCGACGACGGCGAGCTCGCCGAACGGCTCGTGGCCCTGCGCAACTTCGGTATCGACCGGGACAAGTCGGTCACCGCCGTCGGCGTGAACGCCAAGATGAGCGAGTGCTCGGCCGCCATGGGCCTCACCTCCCTCGACGCCTTCGAGGAGACCCGCGTACGCAACCGTGAGAACCACGCCCTCTACCGGTCAGAACTGCGCGGGGTCCCCGGCATCGAGGTGCTGCCCTTCGACGAGAAGGAGCGCAACAACCACCAGTACCTGATGCTGCTCACCGACCGTGCCGTCACCGGTCTGCACCGCGACCGGCTGCGGACCCTCCTGCAGGCCGAGAAGGTCTTCCCCCAGCTGTACTTCTCGCCGCCCTGCCACCTGATGCCCGCCTACCGGACCGATCCCCCGCTCCGGCTCGAGCACACCGAGCGCCTGTCCGAGCGGGTACTCGCGCTGCCCACCGGGCCGTCGGTGTCCTTCGAGGACATCCGCCGGGTGTGCAGCATCATCCGGCTCGCCGCAGAGCGCGGCGAGCAGATCGAGGCGATGTGGGCGCAGGCAGTGCCCGCATGAGCGCCATCGGTCCGGAGCCCGACCCGGAGGTAACAGTTCTCGTGGACACCGCCCAAGCGATCACGCCCGCGCAGGCGATCGAAGACGTGGCACGTCCCGGCGGGGACCGTGCCGCCGCGATCCGCGTCCTGCGCACCCGCCTCGCCCTGCTCGGCGACACCGGCGAGGGGGCCCGGGACCGCGCCGGTCACCTCGTCGACCTGGCCGTGCGGTACGGCTCCCATCCCTTCACCACTCTGGAGCAGGCCCGTCATCAGCTGGACGTGGACCGCACCGCCTTCACGACGCTGCTCGGACTCTTCCGCCGCATACCCGAGCTCGGCACGGCCGTCCAGCGGGGCCCGGAGGGGAAGTACTGGTCCAACACCATCCTTCCGCTGGAACGGACGGGTGCGCTCGACGCAGTGGTGCACCGGCGCCCGGCCTTCCCCTACAGCGTCGGCCTCTACCCCGGTCCGACCTGCATGTTCCGCTGCCACTTCTGCGTACGCGTCACCGGTGCGCGCTACGACGCCTCCGCCATGGACGCGGGCAACGCCATGTTCGCCTCCGTCATCGACGAGGTGCCCGACACCCAGCCCTCCACGGTGTACTTCTCCGGCGGGCTCGAACCGCTCACCAACCCCGGACTCGGTGAACTGGCGGCGCGCGGCGGCGGACGCGGGCTCGACATGACGCTCTACACCAACGCCTTCGCCCTCACCGACCGGACGCTCGAACGCCAGCCGGGGCTGTGGTCGCTGCACGCGATCCGCACCTCGCTGTACGGCCTGAACGACACCGAGTACGAGGCCACCACGACCAAACCGCGCGCCTTCGGGCGGGTCAGCGCCAACCTGGCCTCGTTCATGGCGCAGCGGGCGC
The sequence above is a segment of the Streptomyces sp. NBC_01224 genome. Coding sequences within it:
- a CDS encoding dTDP-4-dehydro-6-deoxyglucose aminotransferase, whose protein sequence is MKRALTDLALFGGPEAFLRPLLVGMPTVGDRARFLARLEWALDNDWLTNGGPLTTELEGRIADLAGVRYCVATCNATAALQLVLKASGVTGQVIMPSLTFAATPHAASWVGLEPVFCDVDPVTGCLDPARVEELLTPATGAILGVHLWGRAAPVTELEKLAAEHGVKLFFDAAHAFGCTSGDRPIGSFGNAEVFSLHATKTVMAFEGGAVTTDDGELAERLVALRNFGIDRDKSVTAVGVNAKMSECSAAMGLTSLDAFEETRVRNRENHALYRSELRGVPGIEVLPFDEKERNNHQYLMLLTDRAVTGLHRDRLRTLLQAEKVFPQLYFSPPCHLMPAYRTDPPLRLEHTERLSERVLALPTGPSVSFEDIRRVCSIIRLAAERGEQIEAMWAQAVPA
- the desII gene encoding dTDP-4-amino-4,6-dideoxy-D-glucose ammonia-lyase; the encoded protein is MSAIGPEPDPEVTVLVDTAQAITPAQAIEDVARPGGDRAAAIRVLRTRLALLGDTGEGARDRAGHLVDLAVRYGSHPFTTLEQARHQLDVDRTAFTTLLGLFRRIPELGTAVQRGPEGKYWSNTILPLERTGALDAVVHRRPAFPYSVGLYPGPTCMFRCHFCVRVTGARYDASAMDAGNAMFASVIDEVPDTQPSTVYFSGGLEPLTNPGLGELAARGGGRGLDMTLYTNAFALTDRTLERQPGLWSLHAIRTSLYGLNDTEYEATTTKPRAFGRVSANLASFMAQRAQRGAPLRLGLNYIILPGRADRLMDLVDFVADLNEHSPDRPLDFVTVREDYSGREDGLLAPGERAQLRDALRDFTAYARERTPALHIDLGYALESLRSGVDTKLLRISPQTMRGSAHAQVAVQVDLLGDVYLYRESGFPELVGAHRYIAGRVTPAKSLHEVVHEFVERHPHIEPRPGDEYFLDGFDQAVTARLNQMEQDIADGWEEHRGLLGADTAG